The Kitasatospora sp. NBC_00374 genome has a segment encoding these proteins:
- a CDS encoding L-tyrosine/L-tryptophan isonitrile synthase family protein → MSSTATLAPLQPTHPAVARVSAELLELLLPHRRASDPDLPATAGLFPVQLRQVADFVAAGEPVVFTLPGFPCKSPNTHKVLGHLPDEGERLALGFLNGLCERIAQVYSPGARILICSDGHVFGDLIRVPDRDIDAYSDELAAMIDREGLQHLATFDMRDVLGDLPYDDKRALVHARFAPSLEDLRAEVRSDEETNSLYRGITRFLVDDTADFTGTRSALQRECRRRAYGVIQRSRAWGTLIAEQHPRSVRLSIHPQPIGAGKFGIRLLDHRDVWATPWHTAVLHRADGEWELMHRAEAERIGTLVHRDGRPSHFETAR, encoded by the coding sequence ATGTCGTCAACCGCCACTCTGGCCCCACTCCAGCCCACCCATCCGGCCGTCGCCCGCGTCAGCGCCGAACTGCTGGAACTGCTGCTGCCCCATCGCCGGGCCTCCGACCCGGACCTACCCGCGACCGCCGGCCTCTTCCCGGTCCAACTACGCCAGGTGGCCGACTTCGTGGCCGCCGGCGAGCCGGTCGTGTTCACCCTGCCGGGCTTCCCCTGCAAGTCGCCCAACACCCACAAGGTGCTGGGCCACCTCCCCGACGAGGGCGAGCGGCTGGCCCTGGGCTTCCTCAACGGGCTGTGCGAGCGGATCGCCCAGGTGTACTCACCGGGCGCCAGGATCCTGATCTGCTCGGACGGCCATGTGTTCGGCGACCTGATCCGCGTCCCGGACCGGGACATCGACGCCTACTCCGACGAACTCGCCGCCATGATCGACCGGGAGGGCCTGCAGCACCTGGCGACCTTCGACATGCGCGACGTGCTGGGCGATCTGCCCTACGACGACAAGCGCGCCCTGGTGCACGCCCGGTTCGCGCCCTCGCTCGAGGACCTGCGCGCCGAGGTCAGGTCCGACGAGGAGACCAACAGCCTCTACCGGGGCATCACCCGCTTCCTGGTCGACGACACGGCCGACTTCACCGGTACCAGATCGGCTCTGCAGCGCGAGTGCCGCCGCCGCGCGTACGGCGTGATCCAGCGCAGCCGCGCCTGGGGCACCCTGATCGCCGAGCAGCACCCCCGTTCGGTCCGGCTGTCCATCCACCCGCAGCCGATCGGCGCCGGCAAGTTCGGCATCCGGCTGCTGGACCACCGGGACGTGTGGGCCACGCCGTGGCACACCGCGGTCCTGCACCGGGCCGACGGCGAGTGGGAGCTGATGCACCGGGCGGAGGCGGAGCGGATCGGCACCCTCGTCCACCGCGACGGGCGGCCGAGCCACTTCGAGACCGCCCGATAG
- a CDS encoding heavy metal translocating P-type ATPase — MSARAAGTPARQAAEPQAELVTTDLAIGGMTCGACVARVEKKLARLEGVSAGVNLATGRARVVHPGSLDAAELVAAVEAAGYTAELPDDAEAGPALHEDLLPAWQLAVVAALAVPVIVLAMVPGLQFRGWQWVSVALAVPVVTWGSAEFHRRAWRGLRHATGTMDSLVSLGILASAGWSAYALLFGGAGELGMEMPFSLTAQAGEGAHVYLEAAVGVPLFVLCGRWLEGRVRDRTGSALRALAELGAKDVCVLDDGAERRIPIDRLLPGQLFVVRPGEKVATDGVVVEGGSALDLSLLTGESMPVEVGPGDRVTGATLNVGGRLLVRATEVGRDTQLARITALVVDAQTGKARSQRLADTVAGVFVPCALAIAVCVLGFWLGAGAEPAAAVTAAVAVLVVACPCALGLATPTALLAATGRGAELGVLVRGPEVLESLRRIDTVVLDKTGTLTNGRMELLEAVAAPGADLDAVFRRAGALEDHSEHPVGRAVTAAARRRCGDDLPAVHGFAAEPGTGVSGEVEGVTVRVVRPTAAGPLPGPLAAALVKAETDGRTAVVVELDGTAAALLVVGDSLRAGSYRTVHRLRGIGLTPVLATGDGPGAARAVAEHLGIAEVHSGASPERKAELVAELRAAGRSVAVVGDGVNDAVALAAADLGVALGSGTDAAIGAAGLTLVRGEIETVVDAVLLARRTLATVRANLGWAFGYNLVLIPLAAVGLLNPMLAGLAMSVSSVLVVGNSLRLRTWRPGPARSARPGAGG; from the coding sequence GTGAGCGCCCGGGCGGCCGGCACGCCCGCCCGGCAGGCCGCGGAGCCGCAGGCCGAGCTGGTGACCACCGACCTGGCGATCGGCGGGATGACCTGCGGCGCCTGCGTGGCCCGGGTGGAGAAGAAGCTGGCACGGCTGGAAGGGGTGAGCGCCGGGGTCAACCTGGCGACCGGGCGGGCCCGGGTCGTTCACCCCGGCTCGCTGGACGCGGCGGAGCTGGTCGCGGCGGTCGAGGCGGCGGGCTACACGGCCGAACTGCCGGACGACGCGGAAGCGGGCCCGGCCCTGCACGAAGACCTCCTGCCCGCCTGGCAGTTGGCGGTGGTCGCGGCGCTGGCCGTGCCGGTGATCGTGCTGGCGATGGTGCCGGGGCTGCAGTTCCGGGGCTGGCAGTGGGTCAGCGTCGCGCTCGCCGTACCGGTGGTGACCTGGGGCTCGGCGGAGTTCCACCGCCGGGCCTGGCGCGGGCTGCGGCACGCCACCGGGACCATGGACAGCCTGGTCAGCCTCGGCATCCTCGCCTCGGCCGGCTGGTCGGCGTACGCGCTGCTGTTCGGCGGTGCGGGCGAGTTGGGCATGGAGATGCCGTTCTCGCTGACCGCGCAGGCCGGGGAGGGGGCACACGTCTACCTGGAGGCGGCGGTCGGGGTGCCGCTGTTCGTGCTGTGCGGGCGGTGGCTGGAGGGCAGGGTCCGGGACCGGACCGGGTCGGCGCTGCGGGCGCTGGCCGAGCTCGGTGCCAAGGACGTCTGCGTACTGGACGACGGCGCCGAGCGCCGCATCCCGATCGACCGGCTGCTGCCGGGGCAGCTGTTCGTGGTCCGGCCGGGCGAGAAGGTGGCGACCGACGGCGTGGTGGTGGAGGGCGGCTCCGCGCTCGACCTGTCCCTGCTGACCGGCGAGAGCATGCCGGTGGAGGTCGGTCCGGGGGACCGGGTGACCGGTGCGACGCTGAACGTCGGCGGCCGGCTGCTGGTCCGGGCCACCGAGGTCGGCCGGGACACCCAACTGGCCCGGATCACCGCCCTGGTGGTGGACGCCCAGACCGGCAAGGCCAGGTCGCAGCGGCTCGCGGACACGGTGGCCGGGGTGTTCGTGCCGTGCGCGCTGGCGATCGCGGTCTGCGTGCTGGGATTCTGGCTCGGCGCCGGGGCCGAGCCGGCGGCGGCGGTCACCGCGGCCGTCGCGGTGCTGGTGGTGGCCTGCCCGTGCGCCCTCGGCCTGGCCACGCCCACCGCGCTGCTGGCGGCGACCGGGCGCGGCGCGGAGCTCGGCGTGCTGGTGCGCGGACCGGAGGTGCTGGAGAGTCTGCGGCGGATCGACACGGTGGTGCTCGACAAGACCGGCACCCTGACCAACGGCCGGATGGAACTGCTGGAGGCGGTCGCCGCGCCGGGCGCCGACCTGGACGCGGTGTTCCGGCGGGCCGGCGCGCTGGAGGACCACTCCGAGCACCCGGTCGGCCGGGCCGTGACGGCGGCGGCCCGCCGCCGCTGCGGCGACGACCTGCCGGCCGTGCACGGATTCGCGGCCGAGCCGGGCACCGGCGTGAGCGGCGAAGTGGAGGGCGTCACCGTCCGGGTGGTGCGGCCGACGGCGGCCGGGCCGCTGCCGGGCCCGCTGGCCGCCGCGCTGGTGAAGGCCGAGACCGACGGCCGGACGGCCGTCGTGGTGGAGCTGGACGGCACGGCGGCCGCCCTGCTGGTGGTCGGCGACAGCCTGCGTGCCGGCAGCTACCGCACGGTCCACCGGCTGCGCGGGATCGGCCTGACCCCGGTCCTGGCGACCGGTGACGGACCGGGCGCGGCCCGCGCGGTGGCCGAGCACCTGGGCATCGCCGAGGTGCACTCGGGTGCCTCGCCGGAGCGCAAGGCCGAGCTGGTCGCCGAACTGCGGGCGGCCGGGCGAAGCGTCGCCGTGGTCGGCGACGGGGTGAACGACGCGGTGGCGCTGGCCGCCGCCGACCTCGGGGTGGCACTCGGTTCGGGTACGGACGCGGCGATCGGCGCGGCCGGGCTCACTCTCGTCCGCGGCGAGATCGAGACCGTGGTGGACGCGGTGCTGCTGGCCCGGCGCACCCTCGCCACCGTCCGGGCCAACCTCGGGTGGGCGTTCGGCTACAACCTGGTGCTCATCCCGCTGGCCGCCGTCGGCCTGCTCAACCCGATGCTGGCGGGGCTGGCGATGTCGGTCAGCTCCGTCCTGGTGGTCGGCAACAGCCTGCGGCTGCGGACCTGGCGCCCGGGGCCGGCCCGGTCGGCGCGGCCGGGGGCGGGCGGATGA
- the asnB gene encoding asparagine synthase (glutamine-hydrolyzing), giving the protein MCGITGWVSFHQDLTPQSAVIEAMTATLARRGPDAGGCWLGPHAALGHRRLSVIDLVGGVQPMADRPEQPAAVLSYSGEVYNHHRLRAELQRLGHEFRTRSDTETVLRGYQQWGDAVVDRLEGMYAFAIWDAHRERLLLVRDRLGVKPLYWAEVDGGLVFGSEPKALFAHPEVTPRVDADGLRETYSLLFNTGPTLWAGVREIPPGGLLTLDRSGLREQLYWQLTARPHEDDRETTVERIGSLVNRTARAQLEADVPLCSLLSGGIDSTVITALVADELRLAEGPGARLRSYAVDYSDQAEQFTGDVLRTGHDTPFAAEAGAYIGTEHSTVVLDPRSLLDPEHRRAVVECRDSPIGVGDMDTSLYLLFGRIREHSTVALSGEAADEIFAGYPWFHTPAAVQAPTFPWLLVTGDEAAMPLNPELAATLRIAEFRQDTYRDALAAVPHLPGETPAEHRQRELQHLSLTRWLRQLLHRKDRLSMAQGLEVRVPYCDHRLVEYAFNTPFALKSFDGREKSLLRAAATGLAPDSVLRRPKNHYPATHHPDYNSGLQAMAREALDAHHGQVREIADEAVIKATLDTPPDRLTWGHRLRLERVVDLALWLDHHNPHLTF; this is encoded by the coding sequence ATGTGCGGAATCACCGGCTGGGTCTCCTTCCACCAGGACCTCACCCCACAGTCGGCGGTCATCGAGGCGATGACCGCCACCCTGGCCCGCCGCGGCCCGGACGCCGGCGGCTGCTGGCTCGGCCCGCACGCGGCGCTCGGCCACCGCCGGCTCTCCGTGATCGACCTGGTCGGCGGGGTCCAGCCGATGGCCGACCGGCCGGAGCAGCCCGCCGCCGTCCTCAGCTACAGCGGCGAGGTCTACAACCACCACCGGCTGCGCGCCGAACTCCAGCGGCTGGGACACGAGTTCCGCACCCGCAGCGACACCGAGACGGTGCTGCGCGGCTACCAGCAGTGGGGCGACGCGGTGGTCGACCGGCTGGAGGGCATGTACGCCTTCGCGATCTGGGACGCCCACCGCGAGCGCCTGCTGCTGGTCCGCGACCGGCTCGGCGTCAAGCCGCTGTACTGGGCGGAGGTGGACGGCGGCCTGGTCTTCGGCTCCGAGCCGAAGGCGCTGTTCGCCCATCCCGAGGTCACCCCCCGGGTGGACGCGGACGGCCTGCGCGAGACCTACAGCCTGCTGTTCAACACCGGCCCCACGCTCTGGGCCGGCGTCCGCGAGATCCCGCCCGGCGGCCTGCTCACCCTGGACCGCTCCGGCCTGCGCGAGCAGCTGTACTGGCAGCTGACGGCGCGACCGCACGAGGACGACCGCGAGACCACCGTCGAGCGGATCGGCTCCCTGGTCAACCGCACCGCCCGGGCCCAGCTGGAGGCCGACGTCCCGCTCTGCAGCCTGCTGTCCGGCGGCATCGACTCCACCGTGATCACCGCCCTGGTCGCCGACGAACTGCGGCTCGCCGAAGGCCCCGGCGCCCGGCTGCGCTCGTACGCCGTCGACTACAGCGACCAGGCCGAGCAGTTCACCGGCGACGTGCTGCGCACCGGCCACGACACCCCGTTCGCCGCCGAGGCCGGCGCGTACATCGGCACCGAGCACTCCACCGTGGTCCTCGACCCGCGCAGCCTGCTCGACCCCGAGCACCGCCGCGCCGTGGTCGAGTGCCGGGACTCGCCGATCGGCGTCGGCGACATGGACACCTCGCTCTACCTGCTCTTCGGCCGGATCCGCGAGCACTCCACGGTCGCGCTCTCCGGCGAGGCCGCCGACGAGATCTTCGCCGGCTACCCCTGGTTCCACACCCCTGCGGCCGTCCAGGCCCCGACCTTCCCGTGGCTGCTGGTCACCGGCGACGAGGCCGCGATGCCGCTCAACCCCGAGCTGGCCGCGACCCTGCGGATCGCCGAGTTCCGTCAGGACACCTACCGGGACGCCCTGGCCGCCGTTCCCCACCTGCCGGGCGAGACCCCGGCCGAGCACCGCCAGCGCGAGCTCCAGCACCTCTCGCTGACCCGCTGGCTGCGCCAGCTCCTGCACCGCAAGGACCGGCTGAGCATGGCCCAGGGCCTGGAGGTGCGCGTGCCGTACTGCGACCACCGGCTGGTCGAGTACGCCTTCAACACCCCCTTCGCGCTGAAGAGTTTCGACGGCCGGGAGAAGAGCCTGCTGCGCGCCGCGGCCACCGGTCTCGCCCCCGACTCAGTCCTGCGGCGGCCGAAGAACCACTACCCGGCCACCCACCACCCCGACTACAACAGCGGCCTGCAGGCGATGGCCCGCGAGGCCCTGGACGCGCACCACGGCCAGGTCCGCGAGATCGCCGACGAGGCCGTGATCAAGGCCACCCTGGACACCCCGCCCGACCGGCTCACCTGGGGCCACCGCCTGCGCCTGGAGCGGGTGGTCGACCTCGCCCTGTGGCTGGACCACCACAACCCCCACCTGACGTTCTGA
- a CDS encoding cytochrome P450: MTDPTAPAGRCPYGHDTPSGAEQAEPVPLFGQEYKSDPYPLYRELRAAGPVHRVRFPSGIAAWLVTGYQAAHQTLNDPRLGKNHRLGNEGWRRLASIMPEPQHSQLQVHLLHQDPPKHTDMRRLVLDGFAPRRIEALRPRFQQIADALVDALPATGGADLVQGFAAHYPFRVLAEVIGLPQELASRFDRDWGKVVQPVGPKDPGRPAYEGRLRGLQTYIADVVAHKRAEPSDDLLGRLVAAQDDGQLGKEELDSMIFQLLVAGQEPVTNQISTMLITLLRHPDQLARLRDEPALLPRAVEELLRHDSAFELTTWRFFAEDSDLHGTVIPAGDSVIVSLCAANRDPEQFPDADALDFDRTPNAHLAFGHGIHFCPGAALARAELQIALGTLLARLPGLRPAVDGSELSWIPAVLARGVNHLPVHYDTRC, encoded by the coding sequence ATGACCGACCCCACCGCGCCGGCGGGCCGCTGCCCGTACGGCCATGACACCCCGTCCGGCGCCGAACAGGCGGAGCCCGTACCGCTGTTCGGCCAGGAGTACAAGAGCGACCCCTACCCGCTCTACCGCGAGCTGCGCGCGGCGGGCCCGGTGCACCGGGTGCGCTTCCCCAGCGGCATCGCCGCCTGGCTGGTGACCGGCTACCAGGCCGCGCACCAGACCCTCAACGACCCGCGCCTGGGCAAGAACCACCGCCTGGGCAACGAGGGTTGGCGCAGGCTCGCGTCGATCATGCCCGAGCCGCAGCACTCCCAGCTCCAGGTGCACCTGCTGCACCAGGATCCGCCCAAGCACACCGACATGCGCCGGCTCGTCCTGGACGGCTTCGCCCCGCGCCGGATCGAGGCCCTGCGCCCGCGCTTCCAGCAGATCGCCGACGCCCTGGTCGACGCCCTGCCCGCCACCGGCGGCGCCGACCTCGTCCAGGGCTTCGCGGCCCACTACCCGTTCCGGGTGCTGGCCGAAGTCATCGGCCTGCCACAGGAGTTGGCGTCCCGATTCGATCGCGACTGGGGCAAGGTCGTCCAGCCGGTCGGGCCCAAGGACCCGGGCCGTCCGGCCTACGAGGGCCGGCTGCGCGGACTCCAGACGTACATCGCCGACGTGGTCGCCCACAAGCGGGCCGAGCCCTCGGACGACCTGCTCGGCCGGCTGGTGGCCGCCCAGGACGACGGGCAGCTCGGCAAGGAGGAGCTGGACTCCATGATCTTCCAGCTGCTGGTCGCCGGCCAGGAGCCCGTCACCAACCAGATCAGCACCATGCTGATCACTCTGCTGCGCCACCCCGACCAGCTCGCCCGGCTGCGCGACGAGCCGGCCCTGCTGCCCCGGGCGGTCGAGGAACTGCTGCGCCACGACAGCGCGTTCGAGCTGACCACCTGGCGGTTCTTCGCCGAGGACAGCGACCTGCACGGGACCGTGATCCCGGCCGGCGACTCGGTGATCGTCTCGCTCTGCGCGGCCAACCGGGACCCGGAACAGTTCCCGGACGCCGACGCGCTCGACTTCGACCGCACCCCCAACGCCCACCTGGCCTTCGGGCACGGCATCCACTTCTGCCCCGGCGCCGCGCTGGCCCGGGCCGAGCTCCAGATCGCCCTCGGCACCCTGCTCGCCAGGCTGCCCGGGCTGCGGCCCGCCGTCGACGGGTCCGAGCTGAGCTGGATCCCCGCCGTCCTGGCCCGGGGCGTCAACCACCTTCCCGTCCACTACGACACGCGCTGCTGA
- a CDS encoding ferritin-like protein, translating to MTDVLEYRSNAIVELMAVLPADRDAQWLKNSLQQAIMVEIATIGPYASALWSIKSASEAVAKDIREIIFDEMTHMGLVCNMLTTIGGTPVLADPKVVPKYEHALPGGVRPDLTVFLEGLTKDSVEMFSEIERPENPVAQFETFATIGAFYTAIEEAFETHQHLISGARQVDFSLESHGQGNKIVPLDTIEKVRAAIEIIKEQGEGTSASPENPFPGKPGELAHYYVFREMFHGKRLIKVSESPAVWDFKGEDVPLPPAFPMGRVPEGGWANDASNAPAPAVQQVLGAFNTQFSAMLRALEAAWQTDDRTPLVTAIGHMSGMRTEARKLVQLELPDGSGRTYGPEFLYIEE from the coding sequence ATGACCGATGTCCTTGAGTACCGGAGCAACGCCATCGTCGAGCTGATGGCGGTCCTCCCCGCGGACCGCGATGCGCAGTGGCTGAAGAACTCCCTACAGCAGGCGATCATGGTGGAGATCGCGACGATCGGCCCGTACGCGAGTGCTCTGTGGTCGATCAAGAGCGCAAGCGAGGCGGTCGCCAAGGACATCCGGGAAATCATTTTCGACGAGATGACCCACATGGGATTGGTGTGCAACATGCTCACCACCATCGGAGGGACTCCGGTCCTCGCGGATCCGAAGGTGGTGCCCAAGTACGAGCACGCGCTTCCGGGCGGCGTGCGGCCGGACCTGACCGTCTTCCTCGAAGGTCTGACCAAGGACTCGGTCGAGATGTTCTCCGAGATCGAGCGCCCGGAGAACCCGGTCGCCCAGTTCGAGACCTTCGCCACGATCGGCGCGTTCTACACCGCGATCGAGGAGGCGTTCGAGACGCATCAGCACCTGATCAGCGGCGCCCGGCAGGTCGACTTCTCCCTTGAGAGCCACGGCCAGGGCAACAAGATCGTTCCGCTGGACACCATCGAGAAGGTCCGGGCCGCCATCGAGATCATCAAGGAGCAGGGCGAGGGCACCTCCGCGTCACCCGAGAACCCGTTCCCCGGCAAGCCCGGGGAGCTGGCGCACTACTACGTGTTCCGGGAGATGTTCCACGGGAAGCGGCTGATCAAGGTGTCGGAGTCGCCGGCCGTCTGGGACTTCAAGGGCGAGGACGTCCCGCTGCCCCCGGCCTTCCCCATGGGGAGGGTCCCCGAGGGCGGTTGGGCCAACGACGCGTCGAACGCGCCCGCGCCCGCGGTCCAGCAGGTCCTCGGCGCGTTCAACACGCAGTTCAGCGCGATGCTGCGAGCGCTGGAGGCCGCGTGGCAGACGGACGACCGGACACCGCTCGTCACGGCGATCGGCCACATGAGCGGGATGCGCACCGAGGCCCGGAAGCTGGTGCAGCTGGAGCTGCCCGACGGCAGCGGGAGGACCTACGGGCCGGAGTTCCTGTACATCGAGGAGTGA
- a CDS encoding MFS transporter: MTTERTAPAPAGTELDRWPLVGLAGLLAFVAMLDLNIVTVAVPKIAEGLGVQPETAQWAGLGYQLPVVALLLPVGRWLDGAALRPALLGALTGFALCSAAAAAAPGAGWLIAARIAQGCFAAVLFVLMPVLAATAVRPELRARAMSVPATLGPLGAVTGPAVGGLLLDHLGWRAVFLVKLPLCLAALVLAHRHLVRGGRPRRPDRRSLADAALIGAAVGAVLLAFTLAPDAPPWLLLALAAGPFAALWLRGPGGRTVVAVLRDSGTAPVNAAVLAVASGFAAMHYLISLHLQRDEGVSATATGLTVLAFPAAMGLAGPLGGRLADRFGTRPTAAAGAAVTALGLLLLIPIGDHWSTGSIAWRLALAGLGMGLYGGPSQALVMTAAPPDRMATAGSTVQLARSLGFALGPALATAAWGLAGRGGTGVRTGLAVAAAAACLAVPLLAAGVRSSRSGLPRRRSGS; this comes from the coding sequence ATGACGACCGAGCGGACCGCGCCCGCACCCGCGGGCACCGAGCTCGACCGCTGGCCGCTGGTGGGTCTGGCCGGCCTGCTCGCGTTCGTCGCGATGCTCGACCTGAACATCGTCACCGTGGCCGTCCCGAAGATCGCCGAAGGCCTCGGGGTCCAGCCGGAGACCGCCCAGTGGGCCGGACTCGGCTATCAACTACCGGTCGTGGCCCTGCTGTTGCCGGTCGGACGCTGGCTGGACGGCGCCGCCCTGCGACCGGCCCTGCTGGGCGCGCTGACCGGGTTCGCGCTCTGCTCGGCGGCGGCCGCCGCCGCGCCCGGCGCCGGCTGGCTGATCGCGGCACGGATCGCCCAGGGCTGCTTCGCCGCCGTCCTGTTCGTGCTGATGCCGGTGCTCGCCGCCACGGCGGTGCGGCCCGAGCTGCGGGCCCGGGCGATGAGCGTCCCGGCCACCCTGGGCCCGCTCGGGGCCGTCACCGGGCCGGCGGTCGGCGGCCTGCTGCTCGACCACCTGGGCTGGCGGGCCGTGTTCCTGGTCAAACTCCCGCTCTGCCTGGCCGCGTTGGTCCTCGCCCACCGGCACCTCGTCCGCGGCGGCAGACCGCGCCGCCCGGACCGCCGCTCGCTGGCCGACGCCGCGCTGATCGGCGCGGCCGTGGGCGCCGTCCTGCTCGCGTTCACCCTCGCGCCCGACGCCCCGCCGTGGCTGCTGCTCGCCCTCGCGGCCGGTCCGTTCGCGGCGCTCTGGCTGCGCGGCCCCGGCGGGCGCACGGTGGTCGCCGTCCTGCGGGACTCCGGCACCGCGCCGGTCAACGCGGCCGTCCTCGCCGTCGCGTCCGGCTTCGCCGCGATGCACTACCTGATCTCGCTGCACCTGCAGCGCGACGAAGGGGTCAGCGCCACCGCCACCGGCCTCACCGTGCTCGCCTTCCCGGCCGCGATGGGCCTGGCCGGACCGCTCGGCGGCCGGCTCGCGGACCGCTTCGGCACCCGCCCCACCGCGGCGGCCGGCGCCGCCGTCACCGCGCTCGGACTGCTGCTGCTGATCCCGATCGGCGACCACTGGTCCACCGGCTCGATCGCCTGGCGGCTCGCGCTGGCCGGACTCGGCATGGGCCTGTACGGCGGGCCGAGCCAGGCCCTGGTGATGACCGCCGCCCCACCGGACCGGATGGCCACCGCCGGCTCCACCGTCCAGCTCGCCCGCTCCCTGGGCTTCGCGCTCGGCCCCGCGCTCGCCACCGCGGCCTGGGGCCTGGCCGGCCGCGGCGGCACCGGCGTCCGGACCGGCCTGGCCGTCGCCGCCGCGGCGGCCTGTCTCGCGGTACCCCTGCTGGCCGCCGGCGTCCGCTCGTCGCGGTCCGGCCTGCCGCGCAGACGCTCCGGCAGCTGA
- a CDS encoding (2Fe-2S)-binding protein, whose protein sequence is MPDAEAFPASEVLRLVGAVGPYFRVDACDPADGPPEGFRPLRELFAPGPDTALARRIRHAAGQLRTEEVRVAASVVHLGLAARLWSVALGVASFGGSADLHPDRAHVRLPPGGPLDLWLPLPGVEAVTGDPVDALHRGAVEGVLVPLGEAVRSIAPVADRLLWGNAASALVGALRVLTPHQGTDTARWLVAGLLARAPLTGAGAVAPGGPPPFRRTTCCLYYRVPGGGLCGDCVLDTAPAPRRRPPSGR, encoded by the coding sequence GTGCCCGATGCCGAAGCCTTCCCCGCGTCCGAGGTGCTCCGCCTGGTCGGAGCCGTCGGTCCGTACTTCCGGGTGGACGCCTGCGACCCGGCCGACGGCCCGCCGGAGGGCTTCCGCCCGCTGCGCGAGCTGTTCGCTCCCGGGCCGGACACCGCCCTCGCCCGGCGGATCCGGCACGCCGCCGGCCAACTGCGCACCGAGGAGGTCCGGGTGGCGGCGTCGGTGGTCCATCTCGGGCTCGCGGCCCGGCTCTGGTCGGTGGCGCTGGGGGTGGCGTCCTTCGGCGGCAGCGCGGACCTGCACCCGGACCGGGCGCACGTGCGGCTCCCGCCCGGCGGCCCGCTCGATCTCTGGCTGCCGCTGCCCGGCGTCGAAGCCGTCACCGGGGATCCGGTGGACGCCCTGCACCGGGGCGCGGTCGAAGGCGTCCTCGTACCGCTCGGCGAGGCCGTCCGCTCGATCGCGCCGGTCGCCGACCGGCTGCTCTGGGGCAATGCGGCCTCCGCGCTGGTCGGCGCCCTGCGCGTACTGACGCCGCATCAGGGCACCGACACCGCGAGGTGGTTGGTGGCCGGGCTGCTGGCCCGGGCCCCGCTGACCGGTGCCGGTGCGGTCGCCCCCGGCGGGCCGCCGCCGTTCCGCCGCACCACCTGCTGCCTGTACTACCGCGTACCGGGCGGCGGCCTGTGCGGTGACTGCGTCCTCGACACCGCACCCGCCCCGCGCCGCCGGCCCCCCTCCGGCCGGTAG
- a CDS encoding copper chaperone PCu(A)C: MRIRRDGLAAAAPVGAGAVTLLVLAGWVGLGGAGRSRPVEVDQGWVLIGPGASPVSTSAFFTVRNPGDVPDRLIGASTALSGRVALSRHEHRGGGARPAETDALPVPARGVLTMDLMSADLVLSRPGPLVRGQRVEFRLRFRRSGELRVTAVAVTPQELSGLLAGGRADEPAGSRAVGLAGG, encoded by the coding sequence ATGAGGATACGCCGGGACGGGCTGGCGGCGGCGGCGCCGGTCGGCGCGGGCGCCGTCACCCTGCTGGTGCTGGCCGGGTGGGTCGGACTCGGCGGGGCGGGCCGGTCGCGTCCGGTCGAGGTGGACCAGGGCTGGGTGCTGATCGGTCCGGGCGCGAGCCCGGTCTCCACCTCGGCGTTCTTCACGGTCCGCAATCCCGGGGACGTGCCCGACCGGCTGATCGGGGCGAGTACGGCGCTCTCCGGGCGGGTGGCCCTGAGCCGGCACGAGCACCGGGGCGGTGGCGCCCGTCCGGCCGAGACGGACGCGCTGCCGGTGCCGGCGCGCGGCGTGCTGACGATGGACCTGATGAGCGCGGACCTGGTGCTGTCCCGGCCCGGACCGCTCGTCCGGGGACAGCGGGTGGAGTTCCGGCTGCGGTTCCGGCGCAGCGGGGAGCTGCGGGTGACGGCGGTCGCCGTGACCCCGCAGGAGCTCTCCGGCCTGCTCGCCGGCGGTCGCGCGGACGAGCCCGCGGGCAGCCGAGCGGTCGGACTCGCGGGCGGCTGA